The bacterium genome includes the window CATGAAAATGCCTCGGTAGACGAGGCGGAAGAGATATTCAACAGCCTGAAGAAAGGATGAGGTGTTATGTCTGAAATCAAAGTAGAGAAGCCTGATCAGGAGAAATTAAAGTCATTAGGGGTTGACCACTGGAGTCCCTGGGAATGCGAACCCTCTACCTTCCCCTGGGAATATCCGGCTGATGAAACAGCTTATGTCCTGGAAGGCAAGGTAAAGGTTCAAACCCCAGGTGGTGAAGTTGAGATTAAGGCCGGTGATTTAGCCCATTTCCCTAAAG containing:
- a CDS encoding cupin domain-containing protein, with translation MSEIKVEKPDQEKLKSLGVDHWSPWECEPSTFPWEYPADETAYVLEGKVKVQTPGGEVEIKAGDLAHFPKGLKCTWNVVEKIRKVYTY